The proteins below come from a single Candidozyma auris chromosome 3, complete sequence genomic window:
- a CDS encoding mRNA-processing endoribonuclease yields MALPSKFSSVGLSKEESRRSLSSGGGRPRPKPAEYIYRRIDAKVHNAAEVNTYRNAPELVPMDDTKEAKAISDYVQTSRSSGTLEVDAMDLDTLCQTQRQTFVVDGNMSYLIVDTNFILSHLDVLDQLRKLAKEHRHRIVIPTTVIQELDGLKNSSRSEKGSGISVSTMSKLARWAIDWIYNCFAVKDPGVVGQTKDQRINRLAVKDEAILDCCLYIKRENPKTIQVLMSNDKNLCAKALLNDILTVSYRDGMTAESIASTISHENFHQFGRLERHTIVKERHIEIPCTSNEEIEKKVFDEVFSLTKAMVHHCIVQNYGSDMSLVRGYDKDKIQSLYDVADVVSRFWIPVFSRYFDSSVYKERFAGKFPNKEFCDQTHDKASLKEFITFWSGFLEAIVGRELDGKKVAHMNTIIQRWWDMQTLYNE; encoded by the coding sequence ATGGCTCTCCCTTCTAAATTCTCTTCAGTGGGTCTTctgaaggaagaaagtaGAAGGAGCTTGTCCAGTGGCGGCGGCAGACCCAGACCGAAACCTGCTGAGTACATCTATAGGCGGATTGATGCCAAAGTGCACAACGCAGCAGAGGTAAACACTTATCGAAATGCACCAGAATTGGTCCCCATGGACGATACGAAGGAAGCTAAAGCCATATCAGACTATGTTCAGACGTCGCGGTCGTCCGGGACTCTTGAGGTTGATGCAATGGACTTGGACACCTTGTGTCAGACGCAAAGACAGACGTTTGTAGTTGATGGGAACATGTCGTATCTTATAGTGGATACAAACTTTATCTTGTCTCATTTAGATGTTTTAGACCAGCTTCGaaagttggccaaggagCACAGGCATCGTATTGTAATCCCAACAACGGTGATTCAGGAGTTGGACGGGTTGAAGAACTCTCTGCGGTCTGAGAAAGGCAGTGGGATTTCAGTGTCGACCATGAGCAAATTGGCTAGGTGGGCCATCGACTGGATCTACAATTGCTTTGCTGTCAAGGATCCAGGGGTAGTGGGGCAAACCAAAGATCAACGGATCAACAGGTTAGCCGTGAAGGATGAAGCCATTTTAGACTGTTGTCTATACATTAAAAGAGAAAACCCAAAAACAATACAGGTTCTCATGTCCAATGACAAGAACCTATGTGCTAAAGCCCTTTTGAACGATATCCTTACTGTCAGTTATAGAGACGGCATGACAGCGGAGAGTATTGCTCTGACGATTTCACACGAGAATTTCCATCAATTTGGGAGACTTGAACGTCACACAATTGTAAAAGAAAGACATATAGAAATTCCTTGTACGTCAAACGAGGAAAtagagaagaaagtctTTGACGAGGTTTTTCTGTTGACCAAAGCAATGGTGCATCACTGTATAGTACAGAACTACGGCAGTGACATGAGTCTAGTAAGGGGGTACGATAAAGACAAGATTCAATCTCTATATGACGTCGCAGACGTTGTTTCCAGGTTTTGGATACCTGTATTCAGTCGGTACTTCGACAGCTCGGTCTACAAAGAACGATTTGCCGGAAAATTCCCGAATAAAGAGTTTTGTGATCAAACTCACGATAAAGCAAGTCTCAAGGAATTTATTACGTTTTGGAGTGGGTTTCTTGAAGCGATTGTAGGTAGAGAGCTTGATGGTAAGAAGGTGGCTCACATGAACACCATCATCCAGCGATGGTGGGACATGCAAACATTGTACAATGAGTGA
- a CDS encoding U1 snRNP complex subunit, whose translation MWSSNERGRYPRKIQKLFAPRLPFQYKKPIDYPPEQRRTTPITPVSSWKSEIDKYKAEHPPVAPKEQIQISKKKLHEESQRRQFTAWEDTESFEQNEFLKDPYKTVFVARLPYSMTELDLPAMFNRFGAIESIRVIRNSKTGQSRGYGFIVFEREQDAKNCIRELAPTGLPVDNSVRARKILVDTERGRLVRSWKPRRLGGGLGGRHYTLVTAPPSRHASAAASGRRMNLSTNPYQQNQQSPAFGRFHKRPAPDRSAPPAKRHAPTPNYGSAYGGSSAIPPASDRTPQSIRDKYAKYQRTSDRQSRDSADSNRSIRSIRRGE comes from the coding sequence ATGTGGCTGCTGAACGAAAGAGGACGATACCCTCGCAAAATACAGAAGCTTTTTGCTCCCAGGCTACCGTTCCAGTATAAAAAACCGATAGACTATCCGCCTGAGCAGCGTCGAACCACTCCCATTACACCAGTATCGCTGTGGAAATCAGAGATCGACAAATACAAGGCAGAACATCCCCCGGTAGCgccaaaagagcaaatACAAATttcgaaaaagaaacttcACGAAGAGTCCCAAAGAAGACAGTTTACTGCTTGGGAAGATACGGAGCTGTTTGAGCAGAATGAGTTCCTCAAGGACCCCTACAAAACGGTGTTCGTAGCTCGTCTTCCGTACTCCATGACAGAGCTCGACCTCCCCGCGATGTTCAATCGCTTTGGCGCTATAGAATCGATCCGGGTGATCagaaattcaaaaactgGCCAGTCGAGAGGGTACGGATTCATTGTGTTTGAGCGTGAACAAGACGCTAAGAATTGCATCAGGGAATTGGCTCCGACAGGTCTTCCTGTTGACAACAGTGTAAGAGCAAGAAAGATTTTGGTGGATACGGAACGTGGCCGTTTAGTGAGATCTTGGAAACCTAGGCGATTGGGTGGTGGACTTGGGGGTCGTCATTACACCTTGGTTACTGCTCCTCCATCAAGGCATGcatctgctgctgcctcaGGGAGAAGAATGAACCTTTCAACCAATCCATAccagcaaaatcaacaatCTCCAGCTTTTGGTCGTTTCCACAAACGACCAGCTCCTGATCGCTCCGCTCCCCCTGCAAAACGTCATGCTCCCACTCCTAACTATGGCTCTGCTTATGGTGGCTCATCTGCTATACCTCCTGCAAGTGATCGAACTCCACAATCGATTCGTGATAAATACGCAAAGTACCAAAGGACCAGCGACAGGCAATCTCGAGATTCAGCAGACTCTAATAGATCAATACGATCAATACGACGGGGTGAATAA
- the PEX8 gene encoding Pex8p, whose translation MPPKTSYKQYVDAGLVAPSADSMGQGPSDLDYLINTLRNPTPDTNVQKVLGYIYHYLPYVKYEHNLRLVFSSFLNNTVCFSNQPPSFEENYLIIEVFKLITDKKLKVSQPTLPIKTFYEVIGKELQSFVAYNPPQNAWKVLPIISGIALSNEVRDHLYTSTNVIQYKWFFSEWDKDMDPLFKYALRFSLSTAVSPDVRNLTLLSLALKYNRHEDLSQYVGRVDPGFLINSIVDLIFAPADHSAYVYIKFALIDPKDLNAEQRLNALVNAKPVVKHLNRLSFILESLLQELPHTPTAFEVVLAVSAKIKVFMRDLNHFTQSSRLLNHDSSENPSEPFHQAFWYLMKGLLFAQVIIFQGILTRFISAKNHNIGFFAQLFKSSKILGDLEREYYQICLQIIHTLYYAHFILMSIGQGGFDGYNFIYYLSIEILLHNRRGVELETFMRQLVGSYQEINLHPDALNRDYVARCKVLFVCGLWENYLQQSAKKDPQTVDFIFQIAFSITQNPGVADRELIEAVHSVLLVYFSSLKDKDSDLTRELQYFELLVNQFPSVLSANQLSVAVETLGKKIMSNPIKYDDRAHYKDSADEFLEFVYDKCAQTPPGIPVRKSRNHTFSSAQPVTEIDASSTLSQIGEDDQEKEDIVERNKRKKPKDLPAFKLGITAQGSSGQEHFQTRSEPETSREAVILAFFNIIPYLPLSLFVPWLHRIWGLVRASNPNEMPFLTERLWKVLSENLDLNRCEIAYGWWYEYIAAVEQDSSFKLSQAKL comes from the coding sequence ATGCCCCCGAAGACAAGCTACAAACAGTACGTCGACGCTGGTCTCGTTGCACCTCTGGCGGATTCGATGGGGCAGGGGCCTCTGGACTTGGATTACTTGATCAACACTTTGAGAAACCCTACCCCAGACACAAACGTGCAAAAGGTGTTGGGCTACATTTACCATTACTTGCCGTATGTGAAATACGAGCACAACTTGCGATTGGttttttcaagctttttgaatAATACGGTGTGTTTCTCAAACCAGCCTCCACTGTTCGAAGAGAACTACTTGATCATCGAGGTGTTTAAGTTGATCACTGATAAGAAGCTTAAGGTGTCTCAACCAACACTACCAATAAAGACCTTTTATGAAGTCATTGGCAAGGAACTTCAGAGCTTTGTGGCGTACAACCCTCCCCAGAATGCTTGGAAAGTGTTGCCTATTATCTCCGGTATCGCTTTGTCCAATGAAGTGAGAGACCATTTGTACACGTCCACTAATGTGATACAGTACAAGTGGTTCTTTTCCGAATGGGACAAGGACATGGACCCCTTGTTCAAGTACGCTTTGCGGTTCTCCCTTTCCACGGCGGTCTCTCCTGATGTAAGAAACTTGACTCTTCTCAGTTTGGCCTTGAAGTACAATAGACACGAAGACCTACTGCAGTATGTGGGGCGTGTTGATCCTGgattcttgatcaacagcATAGTTGATCTCATCTTTGCTCCAGCCGACCACTCTGCGTACGTCTACATAAAGTTTGCATTGATTGACCCGAAAGATCTTAATGCTGAACAAAGACTTAACGCACTCGTAAATGCAAAACCAGTTGTGAAACATCTCAACAGGTTGTCATTTATATTGGAGTCTTTATTACAAGAGCTTCCGCATACTCCTACTGCGTTTGAGGTAGTATTGGCCGTGTCCGCAAAAATTAAGGTCTTCATGCGTGACTTGAACCACTTCACTCAGTCCAGTAGACTACTTAACCACGATCTGAGTGAAAATCCTAGTGAGCCATTTCACCAAGCATTTTGGTATCTCATGAAGGGGTTATTGTTTGCACAAGTCATTATATTTCAGGGTATCCTTACGCGATTTATTTCAGCGAAGAATCACAATATTGGTTTTTTTGCTCAGCTTTTCAAGTCATCCAAGATATTAGGAGACCTCGAGCGTGAATACTATCAGATATGCTTACAAATAATCCACACTCTCTATTATGCCCACTTCATTTTGATGTCAATTGGTCAGGGAGGGTTTGACGGCTACAACTTCATATACTATTTATCcattgagattcttcttcataacAGACGAGGAGTCGAATTGGAGACGTTCATGAGACAATTAGTTGGAAGCTATCAAGAGATCAATTTACATCCCGATGCTCTCAATAGAGACTACGTTGCTAGATGTAAGGTGCTTTTTGTATGCGGGCTTTGGGAGAATTATCTTCAGCAGCTGGCTAAGAAAGATCCACAGACTGTCGATTTCATTTTTCAGATTGCATTTTCCATTACTCAGAACCCCGGTGTCGCAGACCGTGAGTTGATAGAAGCTGTTCACTCCGTCCTATTGGTGTACTTTTCCTCATTGAAAGATAAGGACAGTGATTTGACGAGAGAATTGCAGtattttgagcttttggtgaATCAGTTTCCTTCTGTTCTCTCTGCTAACCAACTTAGTGTGGCCGTTGAGACACTagggaaaaaaataatGTCGAACCCAATTAAATACGATGACAGGGCTCATTACAAAGATTCAGCCgatgagtttttggagttTGTCTACGATAAATGTGCTCAGACTCCACCAGGGATTCCGGTGAGAAAGTCTAGGAACCACACATTCTCGTCAGCACAACCAGTCACAGAGATAGATGCCAGCTCCACCTTGTCTCAAATTGGAGAAGACGaccaagagaaagaggacATAGTCGAAAGGAACAAGAGGAAAAAACCAAAGGATCTTCCGGCCTTCAAGCTCGGCATAACAGCACAAGGGTCCAGTGGACAAGAACACTTCCAGACCAGAAGCGAGCCAGAAACATCTCGAGAAGCAGTTattttggcttttttcaacataATCCCCTACTTGCCCTTGAGTCTTTTTGTGCCGTGGTTGCACAGAATCTGGGGTCTTGTTAGAGCCAGTAACCCGAATGAGATGCCCTTCTTGACCGAGAGACTCTGGAAGGTGCTCAGCGAAAACCTTGATCTCAACCGATGTGAAATAGCCTACGGCTGGTGGTACGAATACATAGCCGCAGTTGAGCAAGATTCAAGTTTCAAGCTTTCTCAAGCTAAACTATAG
- the ALR1 gene encoding Mg(2+) transporter produces MSDLESYNSTSADQATTPQRPDHVLNDHRQQRENLPPPDEEATSDSQARAGSFGDASAIAGAVPNARPRRHHETPRVRRNTRSQSVSEAVSAEDAAYLMRRASRHSRNSIDRQQEGLANLGRQGTNDTFASSMHGHQFSKRERRPSKGSVDSDADSHASRSSQETEEDVCFPMLREHVRVNGIDFDEIEEFIKEERENAEQVKQQEKIIAQNIGWNPSTPAATSTANSFSERPLSKTAVKYTPKHVLARMKGRVDASESSEKSTSVRGITTDAGRHNSDSSESAFYEKKNSEDDDSFVVKFGGAKINEDDDLGLPERYSFFHSDNEETVHAPDIPSLVEPGQTVQELFKNGDGTWWLDVTCPTDAEVKTLAKAFGIHPLTAEDIRMQETREKVELFRSYYFVCFHTFEPDKESEDYLEPINFYIVVFKEGVLTFHFAPVPHPANVRRRVRQLREYVDVNADWLCYAMIDDITDGFAPVIMGIEYEADAIEDSVLTAREMNFSSMLRKIGEARRKVMTLMRLLSNKADVIKMFAKRCQDENHYGPRTYEEFSPPPRSGNESSHNSDINQQRGKVAQPRADIALYLGDIQDHVLTMYQNLGAYEKIFSRSHSNYLAQLQVESFNANLRVTEILGGVTLLGTLILPMNSVFSAFGMNVQVPGQDVPGLGWFFGIVGVLFSVVASLVCFVKVYLTRRERQIIRQEDEKRSIRSLGMRIKSRSREAAKSIISFPKGYD; encoded by the coding sequence ATGTCAGACTTAGAAAGCTACAATTCAACTTCGGCCGATCAGGCCACAACCCCTCAGCGCCCTGATCATGTCTTGAACGACCACAGGCagcaaagagaaaactTGCCTCCTCCAGATGAGGAGGCCACTCTGGATTCACAAGCCAGAGCTGGTAGCTTTGGTGACGCCAGCGCCATTGCAGGTGCCGTTCCCAATGCGAGGCCTAGACGGCATCATGAGACTCCCAGGGTTCGCAGAAACACCCGTTCTCAGCTGGTGAGCGAGGCAGTTTCGGCGGAGGACGCTGCTTACTTGATGAGACGCGCTAGCAGACACTCTCGCAATTCAATCGACAGACAACAGGAAGGGTTGGCCAACTTGGGCAGACAGGGTACCAACGATACGTTTGCCTCAAGCATGCACGGGCATCAGTTTTCCAAGCGTGAGAGAAGACCTTCCAAGGGCTCTGTCGATAGTGATGCCGACTCTCATGCGTCGAGATCTTCTCAGGAGACGGAGGAGGATGTGTGTTTCCCCATGTTGCGTGAGCATGTTCGTGTCAATGgcattgattttgatgaaatcgaGGAGTTTATCAAGGAAGAGCGTGAGAACGCAGAGCAGGTGAAGCAGCAGGAAAAAATCATCGCTCAGAACATCGGTTGGAACCCCCTGACTCCAGCTGCGACTTCGACCGccaactccttctctgAGAGGCCCTTGAGCAAGACCGCCGTAAAGTACACTCCAAAGCACGTCCTTGCTAGAATGAAGGGTAGAGTTGATGCGTCAGAAAGCTCGGAGAAGAGCACTTCTGTTCGCGGTATTACAACCGATGCTGGTAGACACAACTCTGACTCCTCCGAGTCTGCATTCTacgagaaaaagaattcTGAAGACGATGATTCCTTCGTTGTGAAATTTGGTGGTGCCAAGATAAACGAGGATGATGACTTGGGATTACCTGAAAGATATTCGTTCTTCCACTCTGACAACGAGGAGACTGTCCATGCACCTGACATTCCCTCTTTGGTTGAGCCTGGCCAGACGGTTCAGGAGTTGTTCAAGAACGGCGACGGAACTTGGTGGTTGGATGTGACTTGTCCTACCGATGCTGAGGTGAAGACTTTAGCTAAGGCGTTCGGTATTCATCCTTTGACCGCCGAAGATATCAGAATGCAAGAGACTCGTGAGAAAGTGGAGTTGTTCCGCAGCTACTACTTTGTTTGCTTCCATACCTTTGAGCCTGATAAAGAATCGGAGGATTACTTGGAGCCTATCAACTTCTATATTGTTGTGTTTAAGGAAGGCGTGTTGACATTCCATTTTGCTCCTGTACCTCACCCAGCAAAtgtcagaagaagagtcaGGCAATTGAGAGAATACGTTGATGTGAACGCAGACTGGCTTTGTTATGCCATGATCGATGACATCACAGATGGATTCGCCCCAGTTATTATGGGTATCGAATATGAAGCAGATGCTATCGAGGACTCGGTCTTGACAGCACGCGAGATGAATTTCAGCTCCATGTTGAGGAAAATTGGTGAGGCCAGAAGAAAGGTCATGACATTGATGAGACTTCTCTCCAATAAGGCCGATGTTATCAAGATGTTCGCGAAGCGATGCCAGGATGAAAACCATTATGGCCCTCGTACTTATGAAGAGTTCAGCCCACCCCCTAGATCTGGCAATGAATCATCTCACAATTCTGACATCAATCAACAAAGAGGGAAGGTAGCGCAACCAAGAGCCGATATTGCATTGTATTTGGGTGATATCCAAGATCACGTTCTCACCATGTACCAAAATTTGGGCGCCTACGAGAAAATTTTCAGCAGATCTCATTCAAATTACTTAGCACAGTTGCAAGTTGAGTCGTTCAATGCCAACTTGAGAGTCACAGAGATCTTGGGAGGTGTCACGTTGCTCGGAACATTGATCTTGCCAATGAATCTGGTTTTCTCGGCATTCGGTATGAATGTTCAAGTGCCAGGTCAAGACGTTCCCGGTTTGGGTTGGTTCTTTGGTATTGTGGGCGTGCTTTTCAGTGTTGTCGCTTCTTTGGTTTGCTTCGTGAAGGTGTACTTGACCAGACGTGAGAGACAGATCATAAGACAAGAAGACGAGAAGAGGTCAATTAGAAGTTTAGGGATGAGGATCAAgtcaagatcaagagaGGCTGCGAAGTCTATCATAAGTTTCCCTAAAGGCTATGATTAG